Proteins from a single region of Petrotoga mexicana DSM 14811:
- a CDS encoding GlmL-related ornithine degradation protein: MKIDLLVAEIGSTTTVITAYQLMEKSVKIIAQTESYTTIDKGDVTIGIEKALKNMEEKVKDKISWEKFLATSSAAGGLSMTVHGLVYDMTVRAAKEAALGAGAILKYITSGKLRETHLKQILKIKPKLILLSGGVDYGEEETVLYNAELLSNLPLDIPIIYAGNTAVKEEIEEIFKEKNKNIIITENVYPKIDHLNVEPARKIIQEVFSKHIIHAPGMEKIYDVVDEEVIPTPAAVMNTTELLNELYGDVLTIDIGGATTDIDSVTDGSPEIQKILISPQPRSKRTVDGDMGIYVNAHNVVEMIGKEQIKKDFENYEEILKNLSPYPQNDEQEKFATYLAKFCFLTSLKRHAGRIDYIFTPTGRKKVAQGKDLTAVKIIFGTGGILSRSKYKKEIFESLKQLKNSDDLLLPSKEVTFAYDKNYIFANIGVIANLDKEIAKKILQNDIECLP, from the coding sequence ATGAAAATTGATTTATTAGTAGCTGAGATAGGAAGTACAACAACCGTGATCACAGCTTACCAGCTCATGGAAAAGAGCGTTAAAATAATAGCTCAAACAGAAAGTTACACAACCATAGACAAAGGTGATGTAACCATTGGAATAGAAAAGGCACTAAAAAATATGGAAGAAAAAGTTAAAGATAAAATAAGTTGGGAAAAATTTTTAGCAACCTCTTCTGCTGCCGGTGGGCTAAGTATGACGGTCCACGGATTGGTATACGATATGACAGTCAGGGCAGCGAAAGAAGCGGCATTAGGAGCTGGGGCTATTTTAAAATATATTACATCCGGCAAACTTAGAGAAACCCATTTGAAGCAAATTTTAAAGATTAAGCCAAAATTGATTCTCTTATCAGGTGGAGTCGATTACGGAGAAGAAGAAACCGTTCTTTACAATGCTGAATTACTCTCTAACTTGCCTTTAGACATCCCCATAATATACGCAGGAAACACCGCTGTAAAAGAAGAAATAGAAGAAATCTTCAAAGAAAAGAACAAAAATATAATCATAACAGAAAACGTCTACCCTAAAATAGATCACCTCAACGTTGAACCGGCAAGAAAAATAATCCAAGAAGTTTTCTCAAAACATATAATTCATGCCCCAGGTATGGAAAAAATCTATGATGTAGTGGATGAAGAAGTCATTCCTACCCCTGCGGCTGTTATGAACACCACTGAATTACTAAATGAACTGTATGGAGATGTTCTAACAATTGACATTGGAGGAGCCACCACGGATATAGACTCCGTTACCGATGGCTCACCAGAAATTCAAAAGATTTTAATATCTCCACAACCCCGTTCCAAAAGAACAGTCGATGGAGATATGGGAATATACGTAAACGCACATAACGTAGTTGAAATGATAGGCAAAGAACAAATAAAAAAGGACTTTGAAAACTACGAAGAGATACTAAAAAATCTATCCCCTTATCCACAAAACGACGAACAAGAAAAATTTGCAACTTACTTGGCAAAGTTTTGCTTCTTAACTTCCCTAAAAAGACATGCTGGAAGAATTGATTACATCTTTACTCCCACTGGAAGAAAAAAGGTGGCTCAGGGAAAAGATTTAACCGCCGTAAAAATCATCTTTGGCACCGGAGGAATACTATCAAGGTCGAAGTACAAAAAAGAGATATTTGAAAGCTTAAAACAGTTAAAAAATTCAGATGACCTATTACTACCATCAAAAGAGGTAACCTTCGCCTACGACAAAAATTACATATTCGCTAACATAGGTGTTATCGCAAACCTCGACAAAGAAATAGCAAAGAAAATATTACAAAATGATATAGAATGCCTTCCTTAG
- the aspC gene encoding aspartate aminotransferase: MEFSTKIESLQPSATIELNSKALELQNKGYEIVRLTAGEPDFDTPQPIINAAYQAMKEGKTKYTDNKGIKELRQKIAQYINKKYSTNYNENNVIVTNGGKQALFNSLFLITNPGDEIIVIDPSWVSYDAQIRMVGGIPVHVKTTKENNYIPEKKHLEKAITKKTKAIIINSPNNPTGVVYDKEFLSFISKLSIDHDFIILSDEVYDALVYDGDYTSMANFEESRDRTIFINSFSKTWSMTGWRVGYTIANEKIITQMAKIQSHSTSNVNTPSQYAALKALEIDNSYMVKEFKKRRDYLYAEFIKLGLTFHKPKGAFYYFIDISKYGLNDKEFCEKLLDYGLAVVPGSAFFSDGHIRLSFAASMNDLQKAVEILRKFLTDLETENV; the protein is encoded by the coding sequence ATGGAATTTTCTACTAAAATAGAATCATTACAACCATCTGCAACTATTGAGTTAAACTCAAAGGCTTTAGAATTACAAAACAAAGGGTACGAAATAGTCAGGCTGACGGCTGGAGAACCTGATTTTGATACTCCTCAGCCTATAATAAACGCTGCTTACCAAGCCATGAAAGAAGGAAAAACCAAATACACGGACAACAAAGGAATAAAAGAACTCAGACAAAAGATAGCTCAATATATAAATAAAAAATACTCAACTAATTACAATGAGAACAATGTAATCGTAACTAATGGGGGAAAACAAGCTTTATTTAACTCACTCTTTTTGATAACAAATCCGGGTGATGAAATAATAGTAATTGATCCATCTTGGGTCAGTTACGACGCACAAATCAGAATGGTTGGTGGAATTCCCGTTCACGTTAAAACTACGAAAGAAAATAACTACATACCAGAAAAAAAACATCTAGAAAAAGCTATAACCAAAAAAACAAAAGCTATTATAATTAATTCTCCCAACAACCCAACAGGTGTGGTTTACGATAAAGAGTTTTTGAGCTTTATCTCAAAACTCTCCATCGATCATGACTTTATAATCTTAAGTGATGAAGTATACGATGCACTTGTATACGATGGTGATTACACCTCTATGGCAAACTTTGAAGAATCAAGAGATAGAACAATATTTATAAACAGTTTCTCAAAAACCTGGTCAATGACGGGATGGAGAGTGGGATATACGATTGCCAACGAAAAAATCATAACTCAGATGGCTAAGATTCAATCTCATTCAACTTCTAATGTGAACACACCCTCTCAATATGCTGCACTCAAAGCTCTAGAAATAGACAATTCTTACATGGTAAAAGAATTCAAAAAAAGAAGGGACTACTTGTATGCTGAATTCATAAAACTCGGTTTAACTTTTCACAAACCAAAAGGTGCTTTCTATTATTTTATCGACATATCGAAGTATGGATTGAACGATAAAGAATTCTGTGAAAAATTACTCGATTATGGTTTGGCAGTAGTCCCAGGTTCGGCTTTCTTTTCTGACGGGCATATCAGACTCTCTTTTGCAGCCTCTATGAATGATTTGCAAAAGGCGGTCGAAATACTTAGAAAGTTCCTAACGGATTTGGAGACGGAAAACGTATGA
- the rlmD gene encoding 23S rRNA (uracil(1939)-C(5))-methyltransferase RlmD has protein sequence MDNEEVKIVIEKLVYGGYGMARYAGKIYMVNNVYPGEFVSVIPTRTNKNLVFADLKEIIQPSHQRVSSKCKHFPECGGCQWLDYDYQSQLKSKTEIVKEQLERIGKLDSSLVNAIIESDLIWGYRNRMEYAFQKNNNLKLGLNIANSNKVLDIYSCPISPNLFDNIRNKFRELVNKLNIEIYDKNSKKGILKHLVIRRSFSKNQTMVIIVTNTEYLPYEEEIKQFFQQNFHPYSLIHLMNSSDSVVLRGPYKTLLGEGVLNEEFDDFKFQIPPTAFFQNNYNVTQKLLRHILEYFKNNTQKDDTMLDLYSGVGLFSIYFSPLFKHIESVETSKVSVKAAISNSHINFIKNVNFILASSKPYLMKNSDNRFDYVILDPPRKGLEKKEIQLLSSMAKKGIIYVSCDLSTFARDLNIFTKNGFTLKSVQPFDMFPHSYHIENVGILEKN, from the coding sequence ATGGATAATGAAGAAGTAAAAATCGTCATCGAAAAATTAGTCTACGGTGGATACGGCATGGCACGTTATGCCGGCAAAATCTACATGGTAAACAACGTTTACCCTGGAGAGTTTGTCTCCGTTATTCCAACAAGAACGAATAAAAATTTAGTATTTGCAGATCTAAAAGAAATCATACAACCATCCCATCAAAGGGTATCCTCCAAATGCAAACACTTCCCTGAATGCGGAGGTTGCCAATGGCTCGATTATGATTATCAATCTCAACTAAAATCAAAAACAGAGATAGTAAAAGAACAGTTAGAAAGAATCGGTAAGTTAGATAGCTCCCTTGTGAATGCCATAATCGAAAGCGATTTAATTTGGGGTTACAGAAACAGAATGGAATACGCCTTTCAGAAAAATAATAACTTAAAATTAGGTTTAAATATTGCCAATTCAAACAAGGTTCTTGATATCTACTCATGCCCAATCTCACCTAATTTATTTGATAACATAAGAAATAAATTCAGAGAACTAGTTAATAAATTGAATATCGAAATATACGACAAAAACTCAAAAAAAGGAATCTTGAAACATTTAGTCATCCGAAGATCCTTTTCCAAAAATCAAACGATGGTTATTATAGTTACCAACACAGAGTATTTGCCTTATGAAGAAGAGATAAAACAGTTTTTTCAACAGAATTTCCATCCTTATTCACTCATTCACTTGATGAACAGTTCCGATAGCGTTGTACTACGGGGTCCTTACAAAACGCTTCTCGGTGAAGGAGTATTAAATGAGGAGTTTGACGATTTTAAATTCCAAATTCCACCAACTGCTTTTTTTCAAAACAACTACAATGTTACACAAAAACTATTAAGGCACATATTAGAATATTTCAAAAACAACACACAAAAAGATGACACTATGTTAGACTTATACTCTGGTGTTGGACTATTTTCAATATACTTTTCACCGCTCTTTAAACATATAGAATCCGTTGAAACCTCCAAAGTTTCAGTAAAAGCGGCGATCTCAAATTCTCATATAAACTTTATTAAAAACGTTAATTTCATATTAGCAAGTTCAAAACCGTATCTCATGAAAAATTCCGATAACAGATTTGACTATGTCATCTTAGATCCCCCAAGAAAAGGTTTGGAAAAGAAAGAGATCCAATTACTATCTTCTATGGCAAAAAAGGGGATTATCTATGTATCTTGTGACCTTTCAACTTTTGCCAGAGATCTCAATATATTTACAAAAAATGGATTCACTCTAAAATCAGTTCAACCATTTGATATGTTTCCACACTCATACCACATCGAAAACGTTGGCATTTTAGAAAAAAACTAA